A genomic window from Nematostella vectensis chromosome 9, jaNemVect1.1, whole genome shotgun sequence includes:
- the LOC5506650 gene encoding NPC intracellular cholesterol transporter 2 — protein MKFLCGAAILLFLLCEARAKKVKFQDCGSEKGKLISVDLTPCSSDPCVIKRGANASGVITFIPHEVVTSSKVLAYAIFGLIPVPLPLPNSDGCKGYGLTCPLKSGKQVELVFEHYIDQTFPTGHLTLKAELKDQDSDVVICGKIPMTLE, from the exons ATGAAGTTCCTCTGCGGCGCAGCCATTTTACTCTTTCTGCTCTGCGAAGCTAGAGCCAAGAAGGTGAAGTTCCAGGACTGTGGCTCCGAGAAAGGGAAGCTAATTTCGGTGGATTTGACCCCTTGCTCTTCAGACCCGTGTGTGATCAAGAGAGGAGCAAATGCTTCAG GTGTCATCACGTTTATCCCACACGAGGTCGTCACGAGCTCCAAGGTGTTGGCCTACGCGATCTTCGGTCTCATTCCCGTCCCATTGCCCCTCCCTAACTCGGACGGATGTAAGGGTTATGGTCTGACCTGCCCTCTGAAGTCCGGGAAGCAAGTCGAGCTCGTCTTCGAGCATTACATCGATCAAACATTCCCAACAGGGCACCTGACACTGAAGGCGGAGCTGAAGGATCAAGATTCTGACGTCGTGATCTGCGGCAAGATCCCCATGACTCTGGAGTAG
- the LOC5506649 gene encoding monocarboxylate transporter 10, protein MRCCKKSLDEKPEPLVDYPDGGWGWLVCLAAFITQFIVLGTMNNFGVIYVELLQEFKVGKAEAAWVGSITYGMMFLLGPLGTTLCKKIGCRLTTVVGCIIAAGGCLLGSVSPNIYIMDLTYGLMFGVGASMCYFPSVIILGTYFNKRLSLANGLTSAGSGVGSLAMGPILQKIIEAVGMRNTMRISAAMISSIVLVSAIYRPINTPFLNAAKYETKHQEANKKKGCLKFLDFSLFKNKAYLLWAASLSLWMLGYFVPFVHLISLATIQGIDIYMATLLIGIMSVGSTIGRLIFGKIADHPKVNRLYLYQFSFLMIGISNTICPAFSTYAGLAFYAAFFGFFEGCYVLLAPVLTGDIVGRNNMATGVGVLFAIKSVPLTLGPPIAGFIYDMSKSYELAFYVAGAVPVIAACMMFGIPFLMPPQEDDEMHKHCGKFEVILDEEHDFEKPLKEDNSSGYQSENQIPQLFIEPPTPTLPLESSCPPTPLLPPQVHRSSQSVVMQSPLLKRVLTQDLPPRPNSEHFHDINLLENRLSFNASQQSINSVLSRNAFLSTTSLSNPLPPIRETCLLDDNIDDHVTVRRSRVLELKRELSPSVFSLVRRHLDLGVPKQISASKYGGSIGCISVSSGAMPASYANDQDDNSSSGAVGKMTTV, encoded by the exons ATGCGCTGCTGCAAGAAGAGTTTGGACGAAAAGCCGGAGCCTCTGGTGGATTACCCTGACGGCGGATGGGGATGGCTCGTTTGCCTCGCCGCGTTTATCACACAATTTATTGTGCTAGGAACTATGAACAATTTCGGAGTAATTTATGTGGAACTCTTGCAAGAATTCAAGGTCGGGAAAGCTGAAGCAG CATGGGTAGGTTCTATCACCTACGGCATGATGTTCCTCCTTGGGCCTCTTGGTACCACCCTGTGCAAAAAGATCGGCTGCCGCCTGACAACTGTCGTAGGATGCATTATCGCGGCAGGAGGGTGTCTGCTAGGTTCAGTTTCACCCAACATCTATATCATGGACTTGACCTATGGACTCATGTTTGGAGTAGGAGCTAGCATGTGTTACTTCCCATCCGTCATCATCCTGGGCACCTACTTCAACAAGCGCCTCTCCCTGGCAAATGGCCTGACATCAGCTGGTAGTGGTGTAGGGTCCCTGGCCATGGGACCTATTCTACAGAAAATCATAGAAGCTGTTGGGATGCGAAACACGATGAGGATCTCAGCCGCTATGATTTCTAGTATTGTCCTTGTCTCTGCCATCTACAGACCAATAAACACGCCATTCCTGAATGCAGCCAAGTATGAGACGAAGCACCAAGAAGCTAACAAGAAGAAGGGCTGCTTGAAATTCTTAGACTTCAGTCTGTTCAAAAACAAGGCTTACCTTTTGTGGGCTgcttctctgtcattgtggaTGTTGGGCTACTTTGTCCCATTTGTCCATCTG ATAAGTCTGGCCACAATCCAAGGCATTGACATTTACATGGCAACCCTACTGATCGGCATAATGTCAGTGGGATCAACAATTGGACGTCTAATATTTGGCAAGATTGCTGACCACCCCAAAGTCAACCGCCTATACCTCTACCAGTTTTCATTCCTCATGATTGGCATCAGCAACACCATCTGCCCTGCCTTCTCAACATATGCTGGCCTGGCGTTCTATGCCGCTTTCTTTGGATtctttgaaggctgttatgTGCTTCTGGCTCCTGTACTAACTGGAGATATTGTGGGTCGAAATAACATGGCAACTGGTGTTGGAGTTCTGTTTGCAATTAAGTCTGTGCCACTTACTCTTGGGCCTCCCATTGCAG GTTTTATCTATGACATGTCCAAGTCTTATGAGCTGGCCTTTTATGTAGCTGGAGCAGTGCCTGTGATTGCAGCATGCATGATGTTCGGCATCCCATTCCTGATGCCTCCCCAAGAAGATGATGAGATGCACAAGCACTGTGGCAAGTTTGAGGTGATTCTAGATGAAGAACATGACTTTGAAAAACCACTGAAAGAAGACAACAGCTCTGGGTACCAATCAGAAAACCAGATTCCTCAGTTATTCATTGAGCCACCGACACCCACACTTCCTTTGGAGTCATCTTGTCCCCCAACACCTCTTCTTCCGCCTCAAGTTCATCGCAGTTCGCAGAGCGTGGTCATGCAGTCACCATTACTGAAACGTGTTCTTACTCAGGATCTGCCACCCAGGCCAAATTCTGAGCACTTCCATGACATAAATCTACTTGAAAATAGACTCAGCTTCAATGCCTCACAACAAAGCATCAACAGTGTTTTGAGCAGAAATGCATTCCTGAGTACAACAAGTCTTAGTAATCCATTACCGCCCATACGTGAGACTTGCTTGCTTGATGATAACATTGATGATCATGTAACTGTAAGGAGAAGCAGAGTGTTGGAACTCAAAAGAGAGCTTAGTCCCTCTGTTTTCTCCCTTGTCCGTCGTCATCTTGACTTGGGGGTACCCAAGCAGATCTCTGCATCCAAATATGGTGGTAGCATTGGGTGTATTTCTGTTTCAAGTGGTGCTATGCCTGCATCATATGCCAATGACCAAGATGATAATTCATCATCTGGTGCAGTTGGGAAGATGACGACAGTTTGA